The following proteins are co-located in the Paludibaculum fermentans genome:
- a CDS encoding PIG-L deacetylase family protein: MLSRISTYFPALLLSLLPAIGAETPPRIEDIKGKTILLFTPHPDDDAFCCGGTLALLAKNGNTIRIVIYTNDDKGSYDLEMTGERLARIRKAEEEEGNRILGIPKENLLWLGHHDGLLEYVDSRRLVEQATEVIRRYRPDIVMTVDPGSDYVRWHKTDHRMAAMNTLDAIRAAEFHLYFPNQRLQLGLEPWKVPAMMFFYVTEKDANMWVNIDPVKQQKEAAGLAHVSQWEPAMHKYRPDWTPEDKEKARAELHTIILKKGGHWMEAFRWATEFNQY; the protein is encoded by the coding sequence ATGCTTTCTCGAATTTCGACCTACTTCCCCGCCCTGCTGTTGTCGTTGCTGCCGGCTATTGGCGCCGAGACGCCACCGCGGATTGAAGACATCAAGGGCAAGACGATCCTGCTCTTCACTCCGCATCCGGACGACGACGCGTTCTGCTGCGGCGGCACGCTGGCGCTGCTGGCGAAGAATGGCAACACGATCCGGATCGTGATCTACACCAACGATGACAAAGGTTCGTACGATCTGGAGATGACGGGCGAGCGGCTGGCTCGCATCCGGAAGGCGGAAGAGGAAGAGGGCAACCGCATCCTGGGGATCCCCAAGGAGAACCTGCTGTGGCTTGGCCACCACGACGGGCTGCTGGAGTATGTCGACAGCCGCCGCCTGGTGGAGCAGGCCACGGAGGTGATCCGGCGCTACCGGCCCGACATTGTGATGACGGTGGATCCGGGCTCCGATTACGTCCGCTGGCACAAGACCGACCATCGGATGGCGGCCATGAATACGCTGGATGCGATCCGCGCGGCGGAGTTCCACCTGTACTTTCCGAACCAGCGGCTGCAGCTGGGCTTGGAGCCCTGGAAGGTGCCGGCCATGATGTTCTTCTACGTCACCGAGAAGGACGCCAACATGTGGGTGAACATCGATCCGGTGAAGCAGCAGAAGGAAGCAGCGGGCCTGGCGCACGTCAGCCAGTGGGAGCCGGCGATGCACAAGTACCGGCCGGATTGGACGCCCGAGGACAAGGAGAAGGCGCGCGCCGAGTTGCACACGATCATCCTGAAGAAGGGCGGCCACTGGATGGAGGCGTTCCGCTGGGCGACGGAGTTCAATCAGTACTGA
- a CDS encoding DUF4838 domain-containing protein, with translation MKRFVVFLLALSAAQALTLVDKGASKYTIVVSAQASPSEQRAAQELQRFVEEMSGARLPVSADDKPVRGPMVLVGDSAALRQQKLQVPFDKLGPEGFVLQASGNHLVIAGGRQRGTMYGVYTFLDQLGCRWFTREVSRIPKLPTIAVTRYAQPEIHKPAFEYREPFFFEAWDKDWAARNRTNGNHAQLDASTGGKLQYYPFVHSFYELVPPKEYFPEHPEYFSLIDGKRRTERGQLCLTNPDVLRVVIARVEAWIKEHPDATIFSVSQNDWEGWCECDRCRRVEMEEGGQHSGPLLRFVNAVAESIGQRHPDKLIDTLAYWYTENPPLRVRPVKNVRIRLCPIGICVSHSFGQCPRSAYFYKNLQAWSKITNQLYIWHYNTNFSHYPMPFPDFDELAADIPLYKQHGVVGLFMQGAYAAGGGGEASELRAYVIARQLWDASTKVEQAVQEFLEGVYGPAAGPMRAYFDLLHGEVRGPGGRHLWIFNVPDYSAGFRSKAAELFAKAEAAAGDDATLRRVRKAKLPLEYYGVLRDTEFDVHGSQWGPADLASLKPRALDLIARMRTFGIQSIHEGQELARDEKRYNEMTSVPLFTIENGQWRADVVPELNARVVRLIDKSTGRDTMRRFPPGEGAYPFVGGQVASVHTDYYAKALDVTWNVDTQSSERLVLLGQCANGLRIRRIFELNAAGLHTSTVVENAGQTPVSAALQVRAEYTPGDIDKASMSFTRINGQRVEQAFITPNHEPTDKYTWNGGEKPSREWKLLQGGGQPLFVRFQDEQVGRTYLSWTAKSRAGAQFLLWSPEKTLKPGETLKLDADYGAVRP, from the coding sequence GTGAAGAGGTTCGTGGTATTCCTGCTTGCGCTCTCGGCGGCGCAGGCGCTCACCCTGGTCGACAAAGGCGCGTCGAAGTATACGATCGTGGTCTCGGCGCAGGCCTCGCCCTCCGAGCAGCGGGCCGCACAGGAGCTGCAGCGGTTTGTCGAGGAGATGTCCGGCGCGCGGCTCCCGGTTTCCGCTGACGACAAGCCCGTGCGCGGACCGATGGTGCTGGTGGGCGACAGCGCGGCCTTGCGGCAGCAGAAGCTGCAGGTGCCGTTCGACAAACTGGGGCCGGAAGGCTTCGTTCTCCAAGCTTCGGGCAACCACCTGGTCATCGCCGGAGGACGGCAGCGCGGCACGATGTACGGTGTCTATACGTTTCTAGATCAACTCGGCTGCCGCTGGTTTACCCGCGAGGTGAGCCGCATCCCCAAGCTCCCGACGATTGCGGTCACCCGCTACGCTCAGCCGGAGATCCACAAACCTGCCTTCGAGTACCGCGAGCCGTTCTTCTTTGAGGCCTGGGACAAGGACTGGGCCGCTCGAAACCGCACCAACGGCAACCATGCGCAGCTCGACGCCTCCACCGGCGGCAAGCTGCAGTACTACCCGTTCGTTCACTCCTTCTACGAACTGGTGCCGCCCAAGGAGTACTTCCCTGAGCACCCCGAATACTTCTCGCTCATCGACGGCAAGCGCCGCACGGAACGTGGCCAACTCTGCCTGACGAATCCGGACGTCCTCCGCGTTGTGATTGCGCGCGTCGAGGCCTGGATCAAGGAACATCCTGATGCCACCATCTTTTCCGTGTCACAAAACGACTGGGAAGGCTGGTGCGAGTGCGACAGATGCCGGCGCGTGGAAATGGAGGAAGGCGGCCAGCACTCCGGCCCGCTACTGCGCTTCGTCAACGCTGTCGCGGAGTCGATCGGCCAGCGGCACCCGGACAAGCTGATCGATACGCTGGCTTACTGGTACACCGAGAATCCGCCGCTGAGGGTCCGGCCGGTAAAGAACGTCCGCATCCGCCTCTGCCCCATCGGCATCTGTGTGTCGCACAGCTTCGGGCAATGCCCGCGCAGCGCCTATTTCTACAAGAATCTGCAGGCTTGGTCGAAGATCACCAATCAGCTCTACATCTGGCACTACAATACGAACTTCTCGCACTATCCGATGCCATTTCCCGACTTCGACGAACTGGCAGCGGACATCCCGCTCTACAAGCAGCATGGTGTGGTGGGCCTGTTCATGCAGGGCGCGTATGCCGCGGGCGGCGGTGGGGAAGCGTCAGAGCTGCGGGCTTACGTCATCGCCCGGCAGTTGTGGGACGCCTCAACCAAAGTTGAGCAGGCCGTCCAGGAGTTTTTGGAGGGTGTGTATGGCCCGGCGGCTGGACCGATGCGCGCCTACTTTGACCTGCTGCACGGCGAAGTGCGCGGCCCGGGTGGCCGGCATCTCTGGATTTTCAATGTGCCCGACTACTCGGCCGGCTTCCGGTCGAAGGCCGCCGAACTCTTCGCGAAAGCGGAAGCGGCGGCCGGCGATGACGCCACCCTGCGCCGCGTCCGGAAAGCAAAGTTGCCGCTGGAATACTACGGTGTCCTGCGCGACACAGAGTTCGACGTGCATGGCTCGCAATGGGGACCGGCCGATCTGGCGAGCCTGAAGCCGCGTGCCTTGGACCTGATCGCCCGCATGCGCACCTTCGGGATCCAGAGCATCCACGAAGGACAGGAGCTGGCGCGCGATGAGAAACGCTACAACGAGATGACCTCCGTGCCCCTGTTCACCATCGAGAACGGGCAATGGCGCGCGGACGTCGTGCCGGAGCTCAACGCGCGGGTAGTGCGGCTGATCGACAAGTCGACCGGCCGCGACACCATGCGCCGCTTCCCGCCGGGCGAGGGCGCCTATCCCTTCGTCGGCGGCCAGGTAGCCAGCGTTCACACCGACTACTACGCCAAAGCGCTCGATGTGACCTGGAATGTGGACACTCAGTCCTCGGAACGCCTGGTCCTGCTGGGCCAGTGTGCGAACGGCCTGCGCATCCGCCGTATCTTCGAGCTGAACGCCGCCGGCCTTCACACATCGACCGTCGTGGAGAACGCCGGTCAGACGCCGGTGTCTGCCGCGCTGCAGGTGCGAGCCGAGTACACCCCAGGCGACATCGACAAGGCCTCCATGTCGTTCACCCGGATCAATGGCCAGCGTGTGGAGCAGGCATTCATCACGCCCAACCACGAGCCCACCGACAAGTACACCTGGAACGGCGGGGAAAAACCAAGCCGCGAATGGAAACTGCTGCAGGGCGGAGGACAGCCGCTCTTCGTTCGTTTTCAGGACGAGCAGGTGGGCCGGACCTATCTGAGCTGGACCGCCAAATCGCGCGCCGGGGCGCAATTCCTGCTCTGGTCGCCGGAGAAGACGCTCAAGCCCGGTGAGACCCTAAAGCTGGATGCGGACTACGGCGCGGTCCGCCCGTAG
- a CDS encoding neutral/alkaline non-lysosomal ceramidase N-terminal domain-containing protein, which yields MRYLLFLLPLTLCGQLFQAGTARREITPKEPVPMWGYGSRHDMLSEGVMDPLYAVALVLQTGGQKLAIVGMDLGRAPAEGSLQRIRQRVKEQTGIENSFIAGSHTHHGPVLELTDKEGRGKGKFDAAIRYYAQMEEAVVDAIVEANSKLAPARMATGSVQLPGFNVNRHTKLEPKPSDRELAVLRVDGLDGKPIVILANFAAHPTTLPDKTMKFSADWVGQMKNWVGAQAGAPVMFMQGASGDQSVNREKGGYKEYGEAIGAEVWKLAQGLQAKDVEKPALILKEERFPFKARVDLSNPMVHGMYAKAFFPELITNFEDEYVGGVQPRLTVALLNGDIALVGASGEFFSNHAIRLKERARVKQLFFFGYCNGYHQYFPTIEAVAEGGYGADPTVSPVAVGAGEQLMNTALVWIYQMLGRLRL from the coding sequence ATGCGCTATCTCCTCTTTCTCCTGCCGCTGACCCTATGCGGGCAACTCTTCCAGGCCGGCACCGCCCGCCGCGAGATTACGCCCAAGGAGCCCGTCCCGATGTGGGGCTATGGCTCCCGCCACGACATGCTCTCCGAAGGCGTCATGGACCCGCTGTACGCCGTGGCGCTGGTTCTCCAGACTGGCGGCCAGAAGCTGGCGATTGTGGGCATGGATCTGGGCCGGGCTCCGGCGGAAGGTTCGCTGCAGCGCATCCGCCAGCGCGTGAAGGAGCAGACCGGCATCGAGAACTCGTTCATCGCCGGCTCGCATACGCATCACGGACCGGTGCTGGAGTTGACGGACAAGGAGGGCCGCGGCAAGGGTAAGTTCGACGCGGCAATTCGCTACTATGCGCAGATGGAAGAGGCCGTGGTCGACGCCATTGTCGAAGCGAATTCCAAGCTGGCTCCGGCGCGGATGGCCACGGGCTCCGTGCAATTGCCCGGGTTCAATGTGAACCGCCACACGAAGCTGGAACCCAAGCCCAGCGACCGGGAACTGGCGGTGCTTCGCGTCGACGGGTTGGATGGCAAACCCATTGTGATCCTGGCGAACTTTGCCGCCCATCCCACGACCCTGCCCGACAAAACGATGAAGTTCTCGGCCGATTGGGTAGGCCAGATGAAGAACTGGGTCGGCGCGCAAGCCGGCGCACCCGTGATGTTCATGCAGGGCGCCTCCGGCGACCAGTCGGTCAACCGGGAGAAGGGCGGCTACAAGGAGTACGGCGAGGCGATCGGCGCGGAGGTCTGGAAGCTGGCCCAGGGCCTGCAGGCCAAGGACGTGGAGAAGCCTGCCCTGATCCTGAAGGAAGAACGCTTCCCCTTCAAGGCGCGCGTGGATCTCTCGAACCCCATGGTTCACGGGATGTACGCCAAAGCATTCTTCCCCGAGCTGATCACGAACTTTGAAGACGAGTACGTCGGCGGTGTTCAGCCCCGCCTCACCGTGGCGCTGCTGAATGGCGACATCGCGCTGGTGGGTGCCAGCGGCGAGTTCTTCTCGAATCACGCCATCCGTTTGAAAGAGCGGGCCCGCGTGAAGCAGTTGTTTTTCTTCGGCTATTGCAACGGCTACCACCAGTACTTCCCCACCATTGAAGCGGTGGCTGAGGGCGGCTATGGAGCCGATCCGACGGTGTCGCCTGTAGCTGTAGGCGCCGGCGAGCAACTCATGAATACGGCGCTGGTGTGGATCTATCAGATGTTGGGGAGGCTCCGGCTGTGA
- a CDS encoding ATP-grasp domain-containing protein — MPARLAILYEHPEWFRPLFAELSKQGVPYEEWRADELVFDLDEQEFPDLVLNRMSPSAAFRGHGHGQFAVRDFLTHLEARRVALVNGAQAYEYEVSKIRQHDLFRRCGARTPRTRAVNHPSLLPKAAEGLTYPLLVKPNCGGAGGGIRRVDSERDLATGEFTFGCDHTALVQEFIPTRDGSCYRIEVLDGEVLYCVRIQREGQGFNLCPADVCQSAAKPVFTRCEPLPEAAVTALAVARLGKMDVCGVEYMVDHRSGDPVFYDLNALSNFVVNAESIVGFNPTKRFVEYLTRRLYAAGRARY; from the coding sequence ATGCCTGCGCGCCTAGCCATCCTTTACGAACACCCTGAGTGGTTCCGTCCGCTGTTTGCGGAGCTGTCCAAGCAGGGCGTTCCCTATGAGGAATGGCGCGCGGATGAGCTGGTCTTCGACCTCGACGAGCAGGAATTTCCTGACCTGGTCCTGAACCGCATGAGCCCGTCGGCCGCCTTTCGCGGTCATGGGCACGGGCAGTTTGCGGTACGCGATTTCCTCACGCACCTGGAGGCGCGCCGGGTGGCTCTGGTGAATGGCGCCCAGGCGTACGAGTACGAAGTATCGAAGATCCGCCAGCACGACCTGTTTCGCCGTTGCGGCGCACGGACGCCGCGAACGCGGGCCGTCAATCACCCTTCCTTGCTGCCCAAGGCGGCCGAGGGGCTGACATACCCGCTGCTGGTGAAGCCGAACTGCGGCGGAGCGGGCGGCGGGATCCGGCGCGTCGATTCCGAACGGGACCTGGCGACAGGCGAGTTCACCTTTGGCTGCGATCACACCGCGCTGGTGCAGGAGTTCATCCCCACCCGCGACGGCAGTTGCTATCGCATTGAAGTGCTGGACGGCGAGGTTCTCTACTGCGTGCGGATCCAACGCGAGGGGCAGGGGTTCAACCTGTGCCCGGCTGATGTCTGCCAGTCGGCGGCGAAGCCCGTCTTCACCCGCTGCGAGCCTTTACCAGAGGCGGCCGTGACCGCCCTGGCTGTGGCCCGGCTCGGCAAGATGGATGTCTGCGGCGTCGAGTATATGGTGGATCACCGCAGCGGCGATCCCGTGTTCTATGACCTCAACGCGCTCTCCAACTTCGTGGTGAACGCGGAGTCCATCGTCGGCTTCAATCCCACCAAGCGGTTCGTCGAGTATCTGACTCGCCGGCTGTATGCGGCCGGCCGCGCCCGTTACTAG
- a CDS encoding ABC transporter ATP-binding protein produces the protein MSEVVIKTRKLTKEYVRDEFHVVALRDADIEIHRGEFVALMGPSGSGKSTLLHLAAAMDRPTSGEIEVLGSKLNTLSDGDIARWRNRHVGFVFQSFNLIPVLTALENVELPLKLTHLKKAERLAHATTALKLVGLGDRLGHYPRQLSGGQEQRVAIARAIVTDPDILLCDEPTGNLDSKSASEVLSLLSTLNKEHGKTIVMVTHDPHAAHYASKVRYIDKGELLTEGTMPEDWKSISA, from the coding sequence ATGAGTGAAGTTGTCATCAAAACCCGCAAGCTGACGAAGGAATACGTCCGCGACGAGTTTCATGTCGTGGCCCTCCGGGATGCTGATATCGAAATCCACCGTGGCGAGTTTGTCGCGCTGATGGGTCCGTCGGGCTCGGGTAAGTCCACCCTGTTGCACCTGGCGGCAGCGATGGACCGGCCCACCAGCGGTGAGATCGAAGTTCTCGGATCCAAGCTGAATACCCTGTCCGACGGCGACATCGCCCGCTGGCGCAACCGCCACGTCGGGTTCGTCTTCCAGAGCTTCAACCTGATCCCCGTGCTGACGGCGCTGGAGAATGTCGAGCTGCCCCTGAAGCTCACACACCTGAAGAAGGCGGAGCGGCTGGCGCACGCCACCACGGCATTGAAGCTGGTGGGCCTCGGCGATCGCCTGGGCCACTATCCACGGCAGCTCTCCGGCGGCCAGGAGCAGCGTGTCGCCATCGCCCGCGCGATTGTGACGGATCCGGACATCCTGCTGTGCGACGAGCCCACCGGCAACCTCGATTCCAAGTCCGCTTCCGAGGTCCTGTCGCTGCTCTCCACGCTCAACAAAGAGCACGGAAAGACCATCGTCATGGTGACGCACGATCCGCACGCCGCGCATTATGCCTCCAAGGTTCGGTACATTGACAAGGGAGAGCTCCTGACCGAGGGCACCATGCCCGAGGACTGGAAATCCATTTCAGCCTGA
- a CDS encoding efflux RND transporter periplasmic adaptor subunit, whose translation MDSEIKSLRIDRSAETHSGGPRGATRWILIGIALLVLLGGGATVYKNMNSALEVTTARAQSQQTGGGSNQAVILNATGYIIAAHKIQVASKVVGKVAWIGVEKGDRVKEGQIIVRLEDDEYKAQLQQASGQLMNLQARLDELQNGSRPEEVAAARANVEQGKADQENARITLARTRQLQSEGVMSKSSLDDAVARYDSAVARVNSLQKNYELVHIGPRKEQIDAVKGQIEQAKGVVAFMQTQLNNTIIRAPVTGTILERVVERGEFVTTSFVGDRGAKGFVVSLADLNDLRVELDISQNDFNKLGSRQNGVITVDAYPDKKWEGRIDEISPEANRQKATVQVKVKVLNPDEFLRPEMNASVAFLSDEKPQASAAPATAGKPVVFIPPSTVRNDHVFIVVGEKVVDRAIKTSGNTQQGLRVEDGLIGGEDLVVDPPAELKDGMKVQRKK comes from the coding sequence GTGGATCCTCATCGGCATCGCGCTACTGGTCCTGCTGGGCGGCGGCGCCACCGTGTACAAAAACATGAACTCCGCGCTGGAGGTGACCACCGCGCGGGCGCAGTCGCAGCAGACGGGCGGCGGCTCCAATCAGGCGGTCATCTTGAATGCGACTGGCTACATCATTGCCGCGCATAAAATCCAGGTGGCCTCGAAGGTTGTCGGCAAAGTGGCCTGGATTGGCGTGGAGAAGGGCGACCGCGTCAAGGAAGGGCAGATTATCGTTCGTCTCGAGGACGACGAGTACAAGGCCCAGCTCCAGCAGGCTTCGGGGCAATTGATGAACCTCCAGGCCCGGCTGGATGAGTTGCAGAATGGCTCGCGGCCGGAAGAGGTTGCCGCGGCCAGGGCCAATGTGGAGCAGGGCAAGGCCGACCAGGAGAACGCCCGCATCACGCTAGCGCGGACGAGGCAGTTGCAGAGCGAAGGCGTGATGTCGAAGTCGAGCCTGGATGACGCCGTGGCGCGCTACGACTCGGCGGTAGCCCGCGTGAACTCGCTCCAGAAGAACTATGAACTGGTGCACATCGGACCTCGCAAGGAACAGATCGACGCGGTGAAGGGCCAGATCGAGCAGGCCAAGGGCGTGGTGGCGTTCATGCAGACGCAGTTGAACAACACGATCATCCGGGCCCCTGTGACGGGTACGATTCTGGAACGCGTGGTCGAGCGCGGCGAGTTCGTCACCACCAGCTTTGTCGGAGATCGCGGAGCCAAGGGTTTCGTGGTGTCACTGGCGGACTTGAATGATCTTCGGGTGGAGCTCGACATTTCGCAGAACGATTTCAACAAGCTGGGTTCGCGGCAAAACGGCGTGATCACGGTGGACGCCTATCCTGACAAAAAGTGGGAGGGCCGCATCGACGAGATCTCGCCTGAGGCGAACCGGCAGAAGGCGACTGTACAGGTGAAGGTCAAAGTCCTGAACCCGGATGAGTTTCTGCGGCCGGAGATGAACGCTTCCGTGGCGTTCCTCTCCGATGAGAAGCCGCAAGCGTCGGCCGCGCCGGCTACAGCCGGCAAACCGGTGGTCTTCATTCCGCCGTCGACCGTCCGGAACGACCACGTGTTCATTGTGGTGGGCGAGAAGGTGGTCGATCGCGCGATCAAGACCAGCGGCAATACGCAGCAGGGCCTGCGCGTGGAAGACGGGCTGATCGGTGGGGAGGACCTGGTGGTCGATCCGCCCGCCGAACTGAAAGACGGCATGAAAGTCCAAAGGAAGAAGTGA